Sequence from the Fragaria vesca subsp. vesca linkage group LG4, FraVesHawaii_1.0, whole genome shotgun sequence genome:
ACTAAGTGTTTTGTCATGTGAATATTAAAAAAACATTCTGCTCATTATCATCTTCGTTGGTTATTGACGAGTACGTGAAGCTATAAAAACATGACTTGCGCTCTGAGAAGAAATATAACATACTAGAGAAAAAAGGTTCGACTAAGTAGAAAGAAGTTCCACAACAAATTGGATATAAATAAATAAACAAAAGGTGGGAGATGAAACCTGGGATTTGTTTTTGAAATAGGTGTATGAGTTACATCTCCAGTTACTCCTTTTGAACCATGAGAACCTCTTGCAGCATCTGAACCCCTTGATCCATTTACTGGTCCATCATAAAACTGGAAATGAATCAACATACTTGGTAAGCCATTTAGTCAACTAATAACTAAAAGGTTTCAAAAATATTATCAAGAAATGATTAACCAACCTTTGACTTCATCTCTTTACTAGGATCTAAGATCCTTCCAAGAATATCCAAGGCCTGCATTGCAGAAATTATCATGTGATCAACTTAAACAGCGACTCAATTCCTAGAAGAATTATTGAGAGGATATAATAATATAATGACCTTTTCCATCAATATTTCAGGGATCTCTGGGTTCTTTAAAATATTAACCAAAGGATCTAAGGCACCTTCAGCTTCAATTATTTGACAAACAACATGGCTGCATCAAGCAAAACAAGATCATATTAACATCAATTATTTGCAAGAGGCTGTTCATGGAAGGAAATCAAAAGATTAGAAGAACTCTTGAATATATAGCATATGCAAATGCAAAATAAGGATCAAGTTTGAGTATTAACAATTTGCAAACCAAGACAGAGGAAAAAATGTAGGAGTCAAACAGGTACTCATTTGTGCATATGCATATATGCCAGAAGAAGTTTCGGTGTTGTTTTACTATTCGTACCAGGAACTGTTGAACTGACATGAAGGTTCATAATATAAAATTGTTCATGAACCGTCAATAATGGCATAGGATTAAAGAATCCATTGGTGAATAACGATTACCTGACAGACAACCTCTCTAGAGCTTGAATTGCTGCTAGTCTGATAGCATCATTCTTACTGTCTAGAAGCTGAACTAAGAGCTTAACTGCCCCAGCTTCCTTGAATGATATCCGCATGTGTTCATTTATAGATGCATCAGCAACTGACTCAGCAGCTCTCACTATTGCCGACTCATCTTCAAGTCCAAGAATCAAAACCAGTCTAGCCACTCCGTCCACCCATGGCAAAAGTGTGAGTTGTTGACCAGTTACTATTTCAGACTGTTTCTTTTCATCATCCATTTCGATGGCCCCAATACGAGCCAGAAACTGTTGCTGTGTCCGTCCAACTATTGCATTCATCTTTGCTTCCTCTATGTTTGCATTCTTATCATCGACATGTAATCCAATGAGTAACTCAGAGGCGCCAAACCTGGAAGGAGTGTTAGAAGTCTGCTCAATTTGTGTACCATCTGGCAAACTAGGCCATGAATAAAGACCTGGTCTGAATGCCTTATAAGCAGCTGCACCAATCATGGGTACTGGAACAAGACCTTCCTCTATGATAGTAATTCTATGATATCTATCCTTACATAGTTCCAACAAAGCATTCTTTGCTTCCTTTTTAATTACTTTAGATCCTTCAATGTCAGTTCTAAAGAGCTTTGCCTGCATCAATATCAAGGAGTTGGTCTCTATATATCACAACCAAGCATATAAAAATGGAGCATTACTTACTTAAACTGCTTAACCTTGTATAAGGAGGTAAGAGTGTAACACATTTAAGATCACCCAAATCAACTATTACATAAGAAATAAGAGAAGTCTCACCAATTTTGGTATAACACCAGCTTCAACCATAATGCCGTGATTAAATTCGCTTAATGCCAAATTTGCCAAAACCCCTCCTGCCGCTTCCTTCACCTTGATGTCCTCATCATCCAAGGACTTAACCAGTAATGGCAAGATATCACTGTTAGCAATCTTCATTCTGAACTTCTCGTCCACACTCAAGTTCCACAATGTACAGATAGCTTGCTCCTTCACCTGCACAAAAATCTCATCACACCCCACCCAAAATTCAACATCAACAAACATGCAAACACTAAACTCCACATGTGACATACACCCATCATCCATTACCTCAGAAGTGGTCGAAGCTCGAGTAAGCAGCCCTGTAATCTCTTCAATGGCTCCACTGTTGGCCACCAAATCCCGATACGAATTAACAAGCGCTATTGACCTCAACAGACCAGCAGCAGCTTCACAAGTAGAGCTGGACTCTGATCTCAATAAGTTCAGAATCAAATGTATGCAGTCAGGAAACTGCATAATGGCATCAATATACTTCTTCCCACCAAGTGAATATTTCCACAGCGCAACTACTGCTTGTTCTCTGTCAAGAGAGTCATGGTCCAGCCCAAGCATCCGAATAAAAAGGGCTACATAACCATCACTAACATTGGAAGACTCTCTTTCTTCCATACCCTGAAATATGTAGCTTCAACCAATAAATAAACGATCAGAGAATTACTAATTAATGGTACCGAAATACGAAACTAATAGAGAAGAAACTACCGTGCGTGTTTGATGACCAGCATCAGCGTCAGCATCGTCACTAGTGGCTCTGGTGAGGAATGTACGGTGAGGGCGTGGTTTGGGCTTGAGGGTTTGGAGATGGGCTCGAAAGAAAGAGAGGCGTGCTCGTCTTCTTCTGGGTCTTGTTGTGGTTTGAGCTGCTGTGATGGGGAGGAGAGTCGTGTTGGAGGTTAGAGAAGGTTGGAGAAGGAGATGAGGCAGCTTCACTGTAAAGGGAGCTTGGAGTGTTGGGGCCCACATGATGAAACCGGAACTGGAACGATGGAGTTTGCAGATTGTAGGGGTTTTAGAAGAGCCTTTAGTTCCAGGTGTGGTTCGTTCGAGGAGTTGTGGTTCGGGGAAGGGTAAAATGCCTCTTGTTTAGCTTTTACCATGTCACTTTTTACTTTTTTCATATTGGTAAAAAAAATGCATGCATTTTGTGCCATGAAATGAGTTCATAAAGATAAGAAGAAACAGAGGCACATAAACAGAGCTCTAAAATGAGCTGCTCCTTCACCTCCCAAATCCCACAGGCTCTGCCTTCCCTCAACCGCCCTCGCCGTACAGCTTCGTCCACAATCAATCTTAGTCTCAGTCACTCCCACCATGCCAAACCTCAAAAGGTATACCCAAGCATTGTTCATAACCGCCTAAAGAAAATTGGGTCAGCAATTCAAGTTGGAGCAGCTTTGGCCATTGTAAGATGCTCCTTCATTGTTCTTCCTTGTTCAAATTGTTTATATTTTGTTCGATATTTCCGTGATATACGAATTGTTTGTACTGTGTTACCAGATTGAGCTGCCTGCACTTGCTCATGAGACTGGTATGAACTATGAGGAAGATTTATCATGGACTTTGATACAATCCGGAATCGTAGGCACCTGGTACTTCCTGCTCATGCCGGTAAGTTAATGTCGATGATTTTTTCATCAAGTTCTTGAATGTATCAGTAAAACACATTTTTCTATGGCTGCAGCCGATCATCATGAACTGGCTTCGGATTAGGTGGTATAAGCGAAATCTCCTAGAGATGTATTTTCAGTTCATGTTCGTCTTCCTCTTCTTTCCTGGGTGAGTAAGCTCTATTCAAACCTAAATCTCACCATTCTTCAAAGGGTTTTGATCTCGAAATCTATAACAATTTCATTTTGATACTACTGCGCAGCATACTCCTTTGGGCACCATTTCTCAACTTCAGGAAGTTCCCTAGGGATCCAAACATGAAGTATCCTTGGTCCAAGCCAGAAGATCCCGATCTCGTTAAAGCCGGGTTCATGAAGTACCCTTATGCCGAACCTGAAGATTATTCATGAAAATTGTACAAACATCTCTTATAAGATGTATCATACAACTTATGATCAATGTATATGACTAGAATTTGGTCACCTGAAAACAAGACTAATCTCGAACTCTGATGTAATAGCATAAAGAATCACATCCTGTATCATCAAAATTCCTTCTGGGTTGAAACACTAAACCGGGAATACATATGGATCCCTTTTCTGATAACACACTTTCTAGTACTGTAAATATTAGATGTGAATAACTTTAAAAGGGGATCTAAATAAACACGAAAAGTTACACAAAAGGAAGGAAAAAGCCCAAATGGCTCAAACCAAATTAAACCTTCAACCAAGTATTGACCTTCAACTAACTCTAGTTCCGTGTCCCACTGGGACAAAAGTATAAAGATAACTCCTATTTTTCACCACCTTATTCTGAAGTAAATTAGTTTGCTTTTCTTCTCATGCTTGATATTGTATGAAAAACACGTTGATGCTTTGCACCACCAGCTGCTAGTTGTCACTCACCCAGCTCAAAGAAATGGGTTTTCAGAGCTGAAAAACACTGTTAGTTTGTTCCAATCCAAAGACTCCATGTTTGGGGACACCACAGCTGCTGCACCGACAGCCAAGGCAAGGATGATAAATGCCACACTTTTCTTGCACCCACTGCCGCGTGATAGCTTTCCCAGTAATGTCTTACAATACTTGTCTGCATCCTTGACGAGTCGCTCTTGCTCAGGAGATTCTGCCTCACCCTCCAAAGCCTTCTCATTCTACAGAGTTGTATGCAAAAAGCTTAACACAACTTATAT
This genomic interval carries:
- the LOC101307586 gene encoding uncharacterized protein LOC101307586 — translated: MSCSFTSQIPQALPSLNRPRRTASSTINLSLSHSHHAKPQKVYPSIVHNRLKKIGSAIQVGAALAIIELPALAHETGMNYEEDLSWTLIQSGIVGTWYFLLMPPIIMNWLRIRWYKRNLLEMYFQFMFVFLFFPGILLWAPFLNFRKFPRDPNMKYPWSKPEDPDLVKAGFMKYPYAEPEDYS
- the LOC101307300 gene encoding uncharacterized protein LOC101307300 gives rise to the protein MWAPTLQAPFTVKLPHLLLQPSLTSNTTLLPITAAQTTTRPRRRRARLSFFRAHLQTLKPKPRPHRTFLTRATSDDADADAGHQTRTGMEERESSNVSDGYVALFIRMLGLDHDSLDREQAVVALWKYSLGGKKYIDAIMQFPDCIHLILNLLRSESSSTCEAAAGLLRSIALVNSYRDLVANSGAIEEITGLLTRASTTSEVKEQAICTLWNLSVDEKFRMKIANSDILPLLVKSLDDEDIKVKEAAGGVLANLALSEFNHGIMVEAGVIPKLAKLFRTDIEGSKVIKKEAKNALLELCKDRYHRITIIEEGLVPVPMIGAAAYKAFRPGLYSWPSLPDGTQIEQTSNTPSRFGASELLIGLHVDDKNANIEEAKMNAIVGRTQQQFLARIGAIEMDDEKKQSEIVTGQQLTLLPWVDGVARLVLILGLEDESAIVRAAESVADASINEHMRISFKEAGAVKLLVQLLDSKNDAIRLAAIQALERLSVSHVVCQIIEAEGALDPLVNILKNPEIPEILMEKALDILGRILDPSKEMKSKFYDGPVNGSRGSDAARGSHGSKGVTGDVTHTPISKTNPRENVLDSVVITRLLEILKTPTPRLQRKAASILEFCTVIDPSMETITSVDIESGLDVVLQQKVLEDMESEVDYQQPGKHVLEVEEAGLVISAASRLLTKLLDSDRFCQKIDTAHFTKLLCNILKSDIPVRNKDWAAGCLVKLGSLSGPRLNVDDPINMEVTLHETIPRLMEQLKTSFSLQSKEAAVIELNRIISEGVVDSTRAVAAQGGIFPLVELIEEGSDRAVEACLAILYNLSMDSENHSAILSAGAVPVLRRIVLSERPQWRRALHLLRTLPTLESSA